A genomic region of Ignavibacteria bacterium contains the following coding sequences:
- a CDS encoding thiolase family protein: MKEVFICDALRTPIGSFLGTLSSIPAPKLAAELIKKVVERNGLKGEEINEVIIGNVLSAGIGQAPARQAALFGELPESVECMTINKVCGSGLKAVMLAEQAIKCGDASLILAGGMESMSNAPFLLKGIREGIKFGNQSLYDSMLYDGLIDVYSNLHMGNCSEQVAKEKNITREEQDSFAIESYKRALAAQEKGLFNDEILPISVKDKIVSEDEEPKKVKFEKIPSLKPVFEKDGTITAANASKLNDGAAITLVADEDTIKRYNLKPLVKIISQAAFAMNPQKFALAPIGAIKKSLEKAKLTITDIDLFEINEAFSMVTIAVMKELGIPHEKVNVNGGAVALGHPIGASGARLLTTLIYEMKRRNSRYGLVSLCIGGGEAVSLIVENIN, encoded by the coding sequence ATGAAGGAAGTATTTATTTGTGATGCCTTGAGAACACCAATAGGTTCTTTTCTCGGTACTCTATCATCAATTCCAGCTCCCAAATTAGCAGCTGAGTTAATTAAAAAAGTAGTTGAAAGAAATGGATTAAAAGGAGAGGAAATTAATGAAGTAATCATAGGAAATGTTTTGAGTGCTGGTATTGGACAAGCTCCAGCGCGTCAGGCAGCTTTATTTGGTGAATTACCAGAATCTGTAGAGTGTATGACTATTAATAAAGTATGTGGTTCTGGATTAAAAGCTGTAATGCTTGCTGAGCAAGCAATTAAATGTGGTGATGCATCGTTAATTCTTGCTGGTGGAATGGAAAGCATGTCTAATGCACCGTTTCTTCTAAAAGGAATTAGAGAGGGAATTAAATTTGGTAACCAAAGTTTGTATGATTCAATGCTTTACGATGGATTAATTGATGTTTATAGTAATCTTCATATGGGTAATTGTTCCGAGCAAGTTGCAAAAGAAAAGAATATCACAAGAGAGGAACAGGATAGTTTTGCAATCGAAAGTTATAAGCGCGCTCTTGCAGCTCAAGAAAAAGGATTATTTAATGATGAAATTTTACCCATCTCAGTAAAAGATAAAATAGTTTCTGAAGATGAAGAACCGAAAAAAGTAAAATTTGAAAAGATTCCTTCATTGAAACCTGTATTTGAGAAGGATGGAACAATAACAGCTGCTAATGCTTCAAAACTGAATGATGGAGCAGCAATTACATTAGTTGCTGACGAAGACACAATAAAAAGATATAATCTTAAACCATTGGTAAAAATAATTTCACAAGCAGCTTTTGCAATGAATCCACAAAAATTTGCTTTAGCCCCCATCGGAGCTATAAAAAAATCTTTGGAAAAAGCAAAGTTAACCATAACAGATATTGATTTGTTTGAAATTAACGAAGCGTTTTCTATGGTTACAATAGCAGTTATGAAAGAATTAGGTATTCCACATGAGAAAGTAAATGTTAATGGTGGAGCAGTAGCGCTTGGACATCCCATCGGTGCATCAGGTGCCAGATTATTAACAACCTTGATCTATGAAATGAAGCGAAGAAATTCCAGATATGGTTTAGTTTCTTTGTGTATTGGTGGAGGTGAAGCTGTTTCCCTTATTGTTGAAAATATCAATTAA
- a CDS encoding DUF2795 domain-containing protein, whose amino-acid sequence MIWTLELASYLLDAPWPATKAELIDYANRIGAPREVIENLEELEDSDEMYEGIEDIWPDFPTNEDFFYSDEEEEEY is encoded by the coding sequence ATGATTTGGACACTCGAATTAGCATCTTATCTGTTGGACGCTCCATGGCCAGCAACTAAAGCTGAACTTATTGACTATGCTAATCGTATCGGAGCTCCAAGAGAAGTTATAGAAAATTTAGAAGAACTTGAAGATTCAGATGAGATGTACGAAGGGATAGAGGATATCTGGCCCGACTTCCCAACAAATGAAGATTTCTTCTACTCAGATGAAGAAGAAGAAGAATATTAA
- a CDS encoding peptidoglycan DD-metalloendopeptidase family protein, with product MRIIIHFNKSSKIREFNKAQVTTFIAGLIILVVGLIATILSLLIHNSSSSIINENRKLKNTITELTAKLNEIQGTLAKINETERKLLLASGLDLDFEYGIGGSENNDLKNRINGNLNNLGTLKFETDQLLQKIKFQQEKFEKLVQTFSEKEDLAKRIPAIVPMDGVFSDHGFGMRIHPILKRWKMHEGLDINGLYGTPVYATGAGVVKFVGWNGGLGLCVVIDHGFGYETTYGHLSKANVREGQKVVRFQKIGECGSTGLSTGPHLHYEVSFNGEKQNPVYYFLK from the coding sequence ATGAGAATTATAATTCATTTTAATAAATCCTCAAAAATAAGAGAGTTTAATAAAGCTCAGGTTACTACTTTTATTGCGGGGCTAATTATATTAGTCGTAGGGTTAATTGCAACCATTTTAAGTCTTTTAATTCATAATTCTTCATCTTCCATAATCAATGAAAATAGAAAATTAAAAAATACCATTACGGAATTAACAGCTAAATTAAATGAGATTCAAGGCACTTTAGCTAAAATTAATGAAACTGAAAGAAAGCTTTTACTTGCATCAGGGTTAGATTTAGATTTTGAATACGGAATTGGTGGCTCAGAAAACAATGATCTTAAAAATCGTATTAATGGAAATTTAAATAATTTAGGCACATTAAAATTTGAAACAGACCAGCTTCTTCAAAAGATTAAATTCCAGCAGGAAAAATTTGAAAAACTTGTTCAAACATTTAGTGAAAAGGAAGATTTAGCTAAACGTATTCCTGCTATTGTACCTATGGATGGAGTTTTTTCCGATCATGGATTTGGAATGCGAATACATCCAATTTTAAAAAGATGGAAAATGCATGAAGGACTTGATATTAATGGATTATACGGAACCCCGGTTTATGCAACAGGCGCAGGTGTGGTTAAATTCGTAGGCTGGAACGGAGGATTAGGTTTGTGCGTAGTAATAGACCACGGATTTGGATATGAGACTACTTATGGACATTTATCAAAAGCAAATGTTCGAGAAGGTCAAAAAGTTGTAAGATTTCAAAAAATTGGAGAATGTGGAAGTACGGGTTTATCAACAGGTCCTCATTTACATTACGAAGTTTCTTTTAATGGAGAAAAACAGAATCCTGTTTACTATTTCTTGAAATAA
- a CDS encoding HPr kinase/phosphorylase, whose product MNYLKNLVEYQKESIDVGFFYENCHRLFGLNLIAENDGFSKKIRDRSIHRPGLALAGFLELFSYTRVQIFGNTEIRFLHSLSDKKREEALRKFFEYDIPCIVFSNNHVPDELFLNLAKEKKISVFNSNLPTTKVVYFLSDFLDDQFAPQVTIHGSFVDVYGIGLLFVGRSGIGKSEIALDLVERGHRLVADDVVFATRKGEGVLMGTGSKLMKHFMEIRGLGLINVEKIFGVRAIRYQKRIEVLVVLEEWDSSKEYTRTGLDQITTNILGVNIPTVILPIFPGKNVTVIAEIIALNYLLKHYGYDAAVDMKNRLEQGIKNKSERIIDYFEHDFE is encoded by the coding sequence ATGAACTATCTAAAAAATTTAGTCGAGTATCAAAAAGAATCCATTGATGTAGGTTTTTTCTATGAGAACTGCCATCGTTTATTCGGCTTAAATTTAATTGCCGAAAACGATGGCTTCTCTAAAAAAATAAGGGATAGAAGCATTCATCGACCTGGATTAGCTTTAGCTGGGTTTCTTGAATTATTCAGTTACACGCGTGTTCAGATTTTTGGAAACACTGAAATTAGATTTCTGCATTCTCTTAGTGATAAAAAAAGAGAAGAAGCATTAAGAAAATTTTTTGAATATGATATACCTTGCATTGTTTTTTCAAATAACCATGTACCAGATGAATTATTTCTAAATCTTGCTAAAGAGAAAAAAATTTCTGTTTTCAATTCAAATTTACCAACGACTAAAGTTGTCTATTTCTTAAGTGATTTTTTGGATGATCAATTTGCGCCCCAAGTCACAATTCACGGATCATTTGTAGATGTCTATGGGATAGGACTTCTTTTCGTAGGAAGATCTGGAATTGGAAAGAGCGAAATTGCTCTAGATCTTGTTGAAAGAGGTCACCGACTTGTAGCCGACGACGTTGTTTTTGCAACCCGGAAAGGTGAAGGAGTATTAATGGGTACAGGCTCAAAATTAATGAAACATTTTATGGAGATTCGGGGGCTTGGTTTAATCAATGTTGAAAAGATTTTCGGTGTCAGAGCAATTAGATATCAAAAACGAATTGAAGTTTTAGTGGTCCTGGAAGAATGGGATTCTTCAAAGGAATATACACGTACAGGTTTAGATCAAATAACAACAAATATTCTTGGTGTCAATATACCAACTGTTATACTTCCAATTTTCCCTGGAAAAAATGTAACAGTAATTGCAGAGATAATTGCATTAAACTATTTATTGAAACATTATGGTTATGACGCTGCTGTAGATATGAAAAATAGATTAGAGCAAGGAATTAAAAATAAATCTGAGAGAATAATCGATTATTTCGAACATGACTTTGAATAA
- the raiA gene encoding ribosome-associated translation inhibitor RaiA — MNVQVTARRFKAHESLKDYAIKEVKRLEKFNDNIHKADVILSYQRAHDSVKTAEVVLHLNGNSILAKESTDDFKKSIDLAVNKLERQLTKLKTKVIEKKRAVRSKK; from the coding sequence ATGAACGTTCAAGTTACAGCAAGAAGATTTAAAGCTCATGAATCACTTAAAGATTATGCCATTAAAGAGGTAAAAAGACTTGAAAAGTTTAACGACAATATCCATAAAGCAGATGTAATCTTAAGTTATCAACGAGCTCATGATAGTGTAAAAACAGCGGAGGTTGTTCTTCATTTAAATGGCAATAGTATCCTAGCCAAAGAATCAACTGATGATTTTAAAAAATCAATTGATCTTGCTGTAAATAAACTTGAACGTCAGCTTACCAAACTCAAAACCAAAGTCATAGAAAAGAAGAGGGCAGTAAGATCGAAGAAATGA
- a CDS encoding tyrosine-type recombinase/integrase: MNEVEKYIKKFIEYSRSYRKFSENTLVSYQKDLNNFLSFLFENKIFEINNISKRTIQRFMIYLSEKNLSPRSVSRHLSAVRSFYNFLLFNDLVDFNPMEGIQNPKFGKYTVKYLDEDNLNFTLNVLQNNEEVFQDYVIIETLYSTGMRVSEICNLKKSDIDFENNFIKVKGKGNKVRLIPLTENLKNIFYEIGLNRDNKDYLFQTKKGGKLYPKYIERVVKKYLSEISEDGKVYPHLIRHTFATHLLNRGADIRTIKELLGHESLETTSIYAHVSIEHLKNIYKKTHPKS, encoded by the coding sequence TTGAACGAAGTAGAAAAATACATAAAAAAATTTATCGAATATTCTAGAAGCTATAGAAAATTTTCAGAAAATACATTAGTTTCATATCAGAAAGACTTAAATAATTTTCTTTCATTTTTGTTTGAAAATAAGATCTTCGAAATCAACAATATATCAAAGAGAACAATACAAAGATTTATGATTTATCTCTCTGAAAAGAATTTGAGCCCTCGTTCAGTAAGCCGACACCTTAGCGCTGTGAGATCATTTTATAATTTCCTCTTATTCAATGATTTAGTTGATTTTAATCCAATGGAAGGTATCCAAAATCCAAAATTTGGAAAATATACTGTTAAATATCTTGATGAAGATAACCTGAACTTTACATTAAATGTTCTACAAAACAATGAAGAAGTTTTCCAGGATTATGTAATAATTGAGACACTTTATTCAACCGGAATGCGTGTTAGCGAAATTTGTAATCTCAAAAAGTCAGACATTGATTTTGAAAACAATTTTATAAAAGTAAAAGGCAAAGGAAATAAAGTCAGATTAATTCCACTTACAGAAAATTTGAAAAACATCTTTTATGAAATTGGACTCAACCGAGATAATAAAGATTATTTATTTCAAACAAAAAAGGGAGGAAAATTATATCCGAAATACATTGAAAGAGTGGTAAAAAAATATCTTTCTGAAATTTCAGAAGATGGGAAAGTTTATCCACATCTAATTCGTCATACTTTTGCAACTCACCTCCTTAACAGGGGAGCGGATATTAGAACAATCAAAGAGTTGCTGGGACATGAAAGCCTTGAAACGACTTCCATCTATGCTCATGTTAGCATTGAACATCTCAAAAACATTTATAAAAAAACACATCCAAAATCTTAA
- the topA gene encoding type I DNA topoisomerase, producing the protein MAKYVVLVESPSKAKTIKKYLGKDYIVEATVGHIKDLPKSSLGVDIENGFKPKIISIKGKTDILKKIKSLAKESEKIFIATDPDREGEAIAQDIYESIKNGDKEVYRVLFHEITEKGVKEGMQNPRSIDYNLVASQRARRVMDRIIGYKISPILWNTLHLIESSGDSALSAGRVQSVALRLICEREEEIQNFVPLEYWSIVGIFQTESGAKLQSKLFSFEGKTYKIPEEKFQDEEAKKEFFEKYFYIPNEQSASELIERCKNENFKITRIEKKIVNRNPAPPFTTSTLQQEASRKLYFRPRQTMQYAQKLYEGVELGKDEIVGLITYMRTDSVRVSEEAIASAREFIAKTYGNDYLPESPRIYQSKKQNVQDAHEAIRPTNLKYTPEYVKKYLPKELYKLYELIWNRFIASQMKPAQFEQVSLDITGGDFVFRSTGSTMLFKGYLAVYDENGEENQIDEDINENENRIPQGLAEGQLMNVIELKKNQHFTKPPARYTESSLVKELDNLGIGRPSTYASIISTLYDREYVVQEDRKLIPTELGKKVNQLLVQNFDHIFNVNFTAQMEEELDEIAEGTNKYENVLTDFYVPFKNILDEVEKKIEKPKCDLCGADMEIKVGRFGRFLACTNYPTCKNVKSLKDFSKDDKSETLEHLDEKCPKCGNPLVYRNSRYGKFIGCSKYPDCDYTRPITLGIKCPKCKEGEITPRFTKKRRIFYGCSRYPDCDYVSWNKPTDKICPNCNNDLLVIVKTGKKEKLKCNSCDYTEELENSN; encoded by the coding sequence ATGGCAAAATATGTAGTGCTTGTTGAGTCTCCTTCTAAAGCAAAGACAATAAAAAAGTATCTTGGAAAAGACTACATTGTAGAAGCAACAGTTGGTCACATTAAAGATTTACCAAAATCCTCTTTAGGTGTAGATATTGAAAATGGTTTCAAACCAAAAATTATAAGCATCAAAGGTAAAACAGACATTCTCAAAAAAATAAAATCGCTCGCAAAAGAATCTGAAAAGATTTTCATCGCAACTGATCCCGATCGTGAAGGGGAGGCAATAGCTCAAGATATTTATGAGTCGATTAAGAATGGTGATAAAGAAGTTTACCGTGTTCTCTTTCACGAAATCACCGAAAAAGGTGTGAAAGAAGGAATGCAAAATCCAAGATCGATTGATTATAATCTTGTTGCCTCTCAAAGAGCAAGAAGAGTGATGGATAGAATTATTGGTTACAAAATCAGCCCCATTCTATGGAATACACTTCACTTAATTGAGTCTTCAGGAGACAGTGCACTTTCAGCAGGAAGAGTACAATCTGTCGCACTCAGATTGATCTGTGAAAGAGAAGAAGAGATACAAAATTTTGTCCCTCTTGAATACTGGTCTATTGTAGGTATCTTCCAGACTGAAAGTGGGGCAAAATTACAGAGCAAATTATTTTCTTTTGAAGGCAAAACTTATAAAATACCAGAAGAAAAATTCCAGGATGAAGAAGCGAAAAAGGAATTTTTCGAAAAATACTTTTATATACCAAATGAACAGTCAGCTTCGGAGTTAATTGAAAGATGTAAAAACGAAAATTTCAAGATCACGAGAATTGAAAAGAAAATTGTTAACAGAAATCCAGCTCCACCATTCACAACCAGTACATTACAGCAAGAGGCATCAAGAAAATTATATTTCAGACCAAGACAAACAATGCAATATGCTCAGAAACTTTATGAAGGCGTTGAATTAGGGAAAGATGAAATTGTTGGATTAATTACTTATATGAGAACTGACTCCGTCAGAGTGAGTGAGGAAGCAATTGCCTCTGCTCGAGAATTTATCGCCAAAACTTATGGAAATGATTACTTGCCAGAATCACCAAGAATTTATCAAAGTAAGAAACAAAATGTTCAGGATGCACACGAAGCAATCCGACCAACGAATTTGAAGTATACTCCTGAATATGTGAAGAAATATTTACCAAAAGAGTTGTACAAACTTTATGAACTAATCTGGAATAGATTTATTGCGTCTCAGATGAAACCAGCTCAATTCGAGCAAGTCTCTTTAGATATCACAGGCGGTGATTTCGTATTTCGTTCTACGGGGTCAACAATGTTATTCAAAGGTTACCTTGCTGTTTATGACGAAAATGGAGAAGAGAATCAAATTGATGAAGATATTAATGAGAATGAAAATCGAATTCCTCAGGGTTTAGCTGAAGGTCAATTAATGAATGTAATTGAATTAAAGAAAAATCAACATTTTACAAAACCGCCTGCAAGATATACTGAAAGCTCACTTGTCAAAGAACTTGATAACCTCGGAATTGGAAGACCAAGTACTTACGCAAGTATAATTAGTACTCTGTATGATAGAGAATATGTAGTGCAAGAAGACAGAAAATTGATACCAACTGAATTAGGTAAAAAAGTTAATCAACTTTTGGTACAAAACTTTGACCATATTTTTAATGTAAACTTCACTGCTCAAATGGAAGAAGAACTCGATGAAATTGCAGAGGGAACTAACAAATACGAAAATGTTCTGACTGATTTCTATGTTCCATTCAAGAATATACTCGACGAAGTAGAAAAAAAGATTGAAAAGCCAAAGTGTGACTTGTGCGGTGCAGATATGGAAATTAAAGTTGGACGTTTTGGAAGATTTCTTGCTTGCACTAATTATCCTACCTGTAAAAATGTTAAATCATTAAAGGATTTTTCTAAAGACGATAAATCTGAAACTCTGGAACATCTTGATGAAAAATGTCCGAAATGTGGAAATCCTCTCGTTTATAGAAACTCAAGGTATGGTAAATTCATTGGTTGTTCAAAATATCCAGATTGTGATTATACAAGACCAATAACACTCGGTATCAAGTGCCCTAAATGTAAAGAAGGTGAAATCACTCCACGATTCACCAAAAAACGAAGAATATTTTACGGTTGCTCAAGATATCCTGATTGCGATTATGTAAGCTGGAATAAGCCAACAGATAAAATTTGTCCGAACTGCAATAATGATTTACTTGTAATTGTAAAAACTGGTAAAAAAGAAAAATTAAAATGTAATTCTTGTGATTATACCGAAGAATTAGAGAATTCAAATTGA
- the ybeY gene encoding rRNA maturation RNase YbeY: protein MRKPKIEIFSDKNFLIDKKNLKKVINQVLNLVSNKFEQVAINFVNDEQLLEMNKRHLNHNYYTDILTFKFSDDPISTEIYISFERAFENSKKYNSTFEDEILRLISHGILHSIGLNDYSRSEKIKMRKAENHILNSIEKLQFIKKFKVNDKWQNM from the coding sequence ATGAGAAAACCAAAGATTGAAATTTTTTCTGATAAAAATTTTTTAATCGATAAAAAAAATTTAAAGAAAGTGATTAATCAAGTTTTGAATCTCGTTAGTAATAAATTTGAGCAAGTAGCTATCAATTTTGTAAATGATGAACAATTACTCGAGATGAACAAAAGACATCTAAATCATAATTATTATACTGACATTTTAACCTTTAAATTTTCTGACGATCCAATTTCAACGGAAATTTATATTTCATTTGAACGAGCTTTTGAAAATTCGAAAAAATATAATTCAACTTTTGAAGATGAAATTTTAAGGCTGATTTCTCACGGAATTTTACATTCAATTGGATTGAATGATTATTCCAGATCAGAAAAAATTAAAATGAGGAAAGCAGAAAATCATATTTTAAATTCTATCGAAAAGCTGCAGTTTATAAAAAAATTTAAGGTGAATGATAAATGGCAAAATATGTAG
- a CDS encoding gamma carbonic anhydrase family protein — protein sequence MAGNLQKDLENLIHYNFNGKLPKLGENVFVAPGVKLIGDVRLKAYSNVWFNSVLRGDINFIEVGEYTNIQDLCLVHVTKELPAIIGNYVTIGHNAVIHACTIKDNVLIGMNSVVLDGAEISENCIVAAGAVVTPNSKIPSGSLVAGVPAKIIRQLTDNEISQIHQSALNYVEYANQMKNSLSKETL from the coding sequence ATGGCTGGAAACCTCCAAAAAGATCTTGAGAATTTAATCCATTACAATTTTAATGGGAAATTACCAAAATTGGGTGAAAATGTTTTTGTAGCTCCAGGAGTTAAATTGATTGGCGATGTAAGATTGAAAGCTTATTCCAATGTTTGGTTCAATTCAGTTTTACGAGGAGATATAAATTTTATCGAAGTAGGTGAATATACCAACATTCAGGATTTATGTCTTGTTCATGTAACAAAAGAGCTTCCTGCAATAATTGGAAATTATGTAACAATCGGTCATAATGCTGTTATTCATGCCTGTACGATTAAAGATAATGTATTAATTGGAATGAATTCGGTTGTTCTTGACGGTGCGGAGATTTCTGAGAATTGTATTGTTGCCGCTGGTGCAGTTGTAACTCCAAACTCAAAAATTCCGTCTGGCTCTTTGGTGGCAGGAGTTCCAGCTAAGATTATTCGACAGCTTACTGATAATGAGATCTCTCAAATACATCAGTCAGCTTTAAATTATGTTGAGTATGCTAATCAGATGAAAAATTCATTGAGCAAAGAAACATTATGA
- a CDS encoding DUF3108 domain-containing protein, which translates to MKKLLVLIFVFTSIYIFAQIGDKVKNTDPINPSALQVGEELTYVVRYTFIPIGEIKLKILRKYNKDGRTIYETRANIDSYEGLPFVDLHSVYTSHVTDKFYSEFFFALDKHSYGWTFTKYDFDYRKGYVVAQRGFREGWQVHFHDTIKIPGPTQDGLSIYYYARGFARQQGSYNILTFFRENLTTTRINFYKETYPVKIDAVDYEIDCVRLDGVLGYTGIFGLTGNYEGYFTNDDACIPVKASLKVIIGNINVELKSWKRDGWKPPKRS; encoded by the coding sequence ATGAAGAAACTTTTAGTTTTAATCTTTGTTTTTACTTCAATCTATATCTTTGCACAAATAGGTGATAAAGTTAAAAATACTGATCCAATTAATCCTTCAGCTCTTCAAGTTGGAGAAGAATTGACTTATGTTGTAAGATACACTTTTATCCCAATTGGTGAGATAAAACTGAAAATTTTGAGGAAGTATAATAAAGATGGAAGAACAATTTACGAAACACGAGCTAATATTGATTCTTATGAAGGACTTCCTTTTGTAGATTTACATAGTGTTTATACGAGCCATGTAACTGATAAATTTTATTCTGAATTTTTCTTTGCCCTTGATAAACATTCATACGGCTGGACGTTTACAAAATATGACTTCGATTATAGGAAAGGTTATGTTGTCGCTCAAAGAGGTTTTCGTGAAGGATGGCAGGTACATTTTCATGATACAATTAAAATTCCTGGTCCTACTCAAGATGGTCTGTCAATTTATTATTACGCTCGTGGATTTGCGCGTCAACAAGGTTCGTATAATATTTTGACTTTTTTCAGAGAAAATCTTACTACAACCAGAATTAATTTTTACAAAGAAACTTATCCAGTCAAAATTGATGCGGTAGATTATGAAATCGATTGTGTAAGGCTCGATGGTGTTTTAGGTTACACAGGAATTTTTGGATTAACTGGAAATTATGAAGGTTATTTCACAAATGATGATGCTTGTATACCTGTAAAAGCATCTCTAAAAGTCATAATTGGGAATATTAATGTTGAACTAAAAAGTTGGAAAAGAGATGGCTGGAAACCTCCAAAAAGATCTTGA
- a CDS encoding S41 family peptidase: MKNRFVYFFGLTILIFGILTGIQIQKAISTDNFQEQLRKFSDVLSLTRKYYVDDVDSQKLVEAAINGMLGELDPHSVYIPPKQLEQVEEEFRGNFEGIGIEFQIINDTIVVVSAIPGGPSEALGITAGDRIVKINGEPYKKITNEDVRKKLRGPKGTKVDVTIYRPSIREFLDFTIVRDKIPLYSVDAYFMVDDETGYISLSRFAQTTFDEVKAAMDSLDKKGMRRLILDLRNNSGGYMSEAVKISDLFLDQGKMIVYTKSRIPEFVEEYRAVRPFKYEKLPVIILVNNGSASASEIVSGAIQDWDRGLIVGERTFGKGLVQRQFTLNDNSALRLTISRYYTPVGRLIQRDYTKKDKIDYYRESIDTDTTEGENIEHTLEQDTSKPVYITPKGRKVYGGGGITPDYIVKSPPLTKYTSSLLRKNLFYQYILSYLDKNGKAIQSKFKSFKSFKNEYQIDDNLLNGFINYAKSQGVEFNKEDFDKDKDYIKARLKAQIARNYWRNEGWYPVLLEVDPQFKKAITLFPEAEKFAKAK, encoded by the coding sequence ATGAAAAATAGATTTGTTTATTTCTTTGGTTTGACAATATTGATTTTTGGAATACTTACTGGAATACAAATTCAAAAAGCAATTTCGACAGATAATTTTCAAGAGCAATTAAGGAAATTTAGTGATGTTTTGAGCCTTACAAGAAAATATTATGTAGATGATGTGGATTCTCAAAAACTTGTTGAGGCAGCAATTAATGGAATGCTCGGCGAATTAGATCCTCACTCTGTTTACATTCCGCCAAAACAACTTGAACAAGTAGAAGAAGAATTTAGGGGAAACTTTGAGGGAATTGGAATTGAATTTCAGATAATTAATGATACTATTGTTGTTGTTTCGGCAATTCCCGGTGGACCAAGTGAAGCTCTTGGAATTACTGCAGGAGATCGAATTGTAAAGATTAATGGTGAGCCTTATAAGAAAATTACAAACGAAGATGTTCGCAAAAAACTTCGTGGACCAAAAGGAACAAAAGTCGATGTAACAATTTATCGTCCATCTATACGTGAATTCCTTGATTTCACAATTGTCAGGGATAAAATACCTTTGTATTCTGTTGATGCTTACTTTATGGTTGATGATGAAACTGGTTACATCAGTCTCTCCAGATTTGCACAGACGACTTTCGATGAAGTAAAAGCAGCAATGGACAGTCTCGATAAAAAAGGAATGAGGCGCCTGATTCTGGATTTAAGAAATAATTCAGGCGGATATATGAGCGAAGCAGTGAAAATCTCTGATTTATTCCTTGATCAAGGAAAAATGATTGTTTATACAAAATCAAGAATTCCTGAGTTTGTTGAAGAGTATCGAGCAGTTAGACCGTTTAAGTATGAAAAATTACCAGTTATAATTCTCGTCAACAATGGTTCAGCTTCTGCAAGTGAAATTGTCTCGGGTGCAATTCAAGATTGGGATCGCGGTTTAATTGTAGGTGAAAGAACATTCGGAAAAGGACTCGTTCAAAGACAATTCACATTGAATGATAATTCAGCTTTAAGATTGACTATTTCCAGATACTATACTCCAGTAGGCAGATTGATTCAAAGAGATTATACAAAGAAAGATAAGATCGATTATTACCGTGAATCGATTGATACAGATACAACTGAAGGTGAAAATATTGAACATACATTAGAACAGGATACATCTAAACCAGTTTACATTACACCAAAAGGTCGAAAAGTATACGGAGGTGGTGGAATTACACCAGATTATATTGTTAAATCTCCTCCTTTGACAAAATATACTTCATCGCTTTTAAGAAAAAATTTATTCTATCAATACATTCTCTCTTATCTTGATAAGAATGGCAAAGCAATTCAATCTAAGTTTAAGTCATTCAAATCATTTAAGAACGAATACCAGATTGATGATAATCTGCTAAATGGATTTATAAATTATGCAAAAAGTCAGGGAGTTGAATTTAATAAAGAAGATTTTGATAAAGATAAAGATTACATCAAAGCTCGTTTGAAAGCTCAGATTGCAAGAAATTATTGGAGAAATGAAGGCTGGTATCCTGTATTGTTAGAAGTGGATCCACAATTCAAAAAAGCAATTACGCTATTTCCAGAAGCAGAAAAATTTGCAAAAGCAAAGTGA